One part of the Thermodesulfobacterium commune DSM 2178 genome encodes these proteins:
- the queD gene encoding 6-carboxytetrahydropterin synthase QueD codes for MFRLKVQDSFSSAHFLRNYEGPCEKLHGHNWKVEVVVEGERLNELDMLIDFKELKKALKETLKSLDHRLLNDLPYFLEVNPSSERIAQYIFQDLKKKLSLYTNLKIKEVTVFETEKACATYFEP; via the coding sequence ATGTTCAGATTAAAAGTACAAGATTCTTTTTCTTCAGCCCACTTCTTAAGAAACTACGAAGGTCCATGTGAAAAACTTCATGGACATAATTGGAAGGTAGAGGTGGTAGTAGAAGGAGAACGTTTAAACGAGCTTGATATGCTCATCGATTTCAAAGAGCTAAAAAAAGCCCTAAAAGAAACTTTGAAAAGCTTAGACCATCGTCTTTTAAACGACCTCCCCTATTTTTTGGAGGTTAACCCTTCATCTGAAAGGATTGCCCAATATATCTTTCAAGACCTCAAGAAAAAACTTTCTTTATATACAAACTTAAAGATTAAAGAAGTAACTGTTTTTGAAACAGAAAAGGCCTGTGCCACCTACTTTGAACCTTAA
- a CDS encoding amphi-Trp domain-containing protein: MKDKIEVKKIATPQEAAQLLRQIAEEVEQGKVKIEQVEIDLPANFECELKYKVKEDKKEFEIEFTWRS; this comes from the coding sequence ATGAAGGATAAGATTGAGGTAAAAAAGATTGCCACTCCTCAAGAAGCAGCCCAGCTTCTTAGGCAAATTGCCGAGGAAGTAGAACAAGGTAAGGTAAAGATTGAACAGGTGGAAATAGATTTGCCTGCCAATTTTGAATGTGAACTGAAGTATAAGGTTAAAGAAGACAAAAAAGAATTTGAAATAGAGTTTACTTGGAGGAGTTAA
- a CDS encoding 7-carboxy-7-deazaguanine synthase QueE — protein sequence MKQKRPVPPTLNLKISETFFSIQGEGPFAGYPTFFVRLFGCNLKCTWCDTLYARESDKYQSITLEEIIKLWENHYSSIPYIAITGGEPLLQPEVYPLIDRFLNKKCIVCIETNGSLSLKHLPPQVIKVMDLKTPSSGMADHNLYENIDFLSSKDVIKFVIQDRKDFEFALDKIKTFDLISKTQVYFSPVFEKLSPKELANWLLEVKLPIRLQIQLHKLLNLK from the coding sequence TTGAAACAGAAAAGGCCTGTGCCACCTACTTTGAACCTTAAAATCTCTGAGACCTTTTTCTCTATCCAAGGGGAAGGTCCTTTTGCAGGTTATCCTACGTTTTTTGTAAGACTTTTTGGGTGTAACCTAAAATGTACATGGTGTGATACCCTTTATGCAAGAGAAAGTGATAAATACCAAAGCATAACCTTAGAAGAGATAATTAAGTTATGGGAAAACCACTATTCTTCAATCCCCTACATCGCTATCACAGGTGGTGAACCCTTGCTTCAACCAGAAGTCTATCCTTTAATAGATAGGTTTTTGAATAAAAAATGTATAGTTTGCATAGAAACCAACGGAAGCCTCTCTCTTAAGCACCTTCCTCCTCAAGTGATTAAAGTTATGGACCTAAAAACTCCCTCTTCTGGAATGGCAGACCACAATCTATATGAAAACATCGACTTTCTTAGCTCAAAGGACGTCATAAAGTTTGTAATACAAGACAGAAAAGATTTCGAGTTTGCTTTAGATAAAATTAAAACTTTTGACCTTATCTCTAAAACCCAAGTGTATTTTTCTCCGGTATTTGAAAAGCTTTCTCCTAAAGAACTGGCGAACTGGCTTTTAGAAGTTAAACTACCTATAAGATTACAAATTCAACTGCACAAACTTTTAAACTTAAAATAA
- a CDS encoding sigma-70 family RNA polymerase sigma factor yields the protein MKEQDLNVLEQETTEVLSQLPAIVEESLPAKFDPLQKYLKEISKYPVLTREEEEQIAKAYYETKDPRLAYKLVVSNLKLVVKIALEFQKFWAHNFLDLIQEGNLGLLQAVKKFDPYKGVKFSYYASFWIKAYILKYIMDNWKLVKMGTTQAQRKLFYKLRKEKEKLAALGFEPTSVEIAKRLGVKEKEVEEMEQRMFSQDLSLEAPIGYDSEDTLASFLKDHRPTPEEIYAKEEMLSKFKKLLKEFAQTLSGKDYVIFHERLFTENPKTLNELSQKLGISKERVRQIEEKVIKNLKKFLEERLPDVQYYTLALPENL from the coding sequence ATGAAAGAACAAGATTTAAATGTCTTAGAACAAGAAACAACCGAAGTTTTATCTCAACTTCCCGCAATCGTCGAAGAAAGTCTCCCCGCTAAATTTGACCCTCTCCAAAAATATCTGAAAGAAATCAGTAAATATCCGGTACTTACCAGAGAGGAAGAAGAACAGATAGCTAAAGCTTATTATGAAACTAAGGACCCTCGATTAGCTTATAAATTGGTGGTCTCAAATCTTAAATTAGTGGTAAAAATAGCCTTAGAATTTCAGAAATTTTGGGCTCACAACTTCTTAGACCTTATCCAAGAGGGTAATCTTGGGTTACTTCAAGCGGTAAAAAAATTTGACCCTTATAAAGGGGTTAAATTTTCTTATTATGCCTCTTTCTGGATAAAAGCTTACATTCTTAAATACATTATGGATAATTGGAAACTTGTTAAAATGGGAACTACACAAGCTCAAAGAAAATTATTTTATAAACTTCGCAAGGAAAAAGAAAAACTTGCAGCCTTAGGTTTTGAGCCAACTTCTGTAGAGATAGCTAAACGTTTAGGAGTTAAAGAAAAAGAAGTAGAAGAAATGGAACAGAGAATGTTTTCTCAAGACCTAAGTCTTGAAGCACCGATAGGGTACGACTCTGAAGATACCTTAGCCAGTTTTCTTAAAGATCATAGACCTACTCCGGAAGAAATCTATGCCAAAGAAGAAATGCTTTCAAAGTTTAAAAAGCTTTTAAAAGAGTTTGCCCAAACGCTGTCTGGCAAAGATTATGTTATCTTTCACGAAAGACTATTTACCGAAAACCCTAAAACTTTGAATGAACTTTCTCAAAAGTTAGGGATTTCTAAGGAAAGGGTTAGACAAATAGAAGAAAAAGTTATTAAAAACCTTAAAAAATTTCTTGAAGAGAGGCTACCTGATGTTCAATACTACACCCTGGCACTTCCAGAAAATCTTTAG
- a CDS encoding transporter associated domain-containing protein — protein MFYSPGDYETLNGFIYSVTGKIPGEGEVIYYDNLEIKILKASPQTVEEVLIKIRPIKKEKSKLN, from the coding sequence ATATTCTACTCCCCAGGAGATTATGAGACTTTAAATGGTTTTATTTATTCTGTTACAGGAAAAATTCCAGGAGAAGGGGAGGTAATTTATTATGATAATTTAGAAATTAAAATTTTAAAGGCTAGTCCCCAAACGGTCGAAGAAGTTTTGATAAAAATTAGACCTATCAAAAAGGAAAAATCAAAACTGAATTAA
- a CDS encoding tetratricopeptide repeat protein yields MFNTTPWHFQKIFSLSLIFVLFCLFIPACSFASNHKGLAYYYFLLALRQENPEKTEQYLKKAIKLDKKSLYLQKQLILYYLQNKKFKQAESLAKNLLSEYPDEKELTLILAKIYLFEDRPYKAANLLENLLEKEPKNEEILSLLINIYLEKKDWNSALSHLEKLLKIDPNNYVAWLFKGRVLKELKRLKEAKEAYLNALKNSSDNRMILIELLKFLEENKEDQQLEEILKVLIQKYPTDENLIKLLLGFYVEKGDWQNSEKLLKDIPEGLKDKPEMLFFLGFCLENQKKIDEALEIYKKILPKNEWGLEASKRIVLILRKKDRKQALDYFKTLEEKTKKDKSWYKLLISSAEALDLCEKGVQYGEEAFKLYPDELEIILSLASNYACLENYQKVLDLTLPWLSKMPENPHVLNFVGYSYVELGKNLEEAEKLLLKALQFKPNDPYILDSLGWCYYKMGKIDLAYQYLEKAVNNLSEEEAVILEHLADLLVVKKETSKACNLYKRALNASFHLRDTERIKNKIKTLGCE; encoded by the coding sequence ATGTTCAATACTACACCCTGGCACTTCCAGAAAATCTTTAGTTTATCTCTGATATTTGTTCTCTTCTGTCTTTTTATTCCTGCCTGCTCCTTTGCTTCTAATCACAAAGGCTTAGCTTATTACTACTTTCTTTTAGCCTTAAGACAGGAAAACCCAGAAAAAACAGAACAATATCTAAAAAAAGCCATAAAACTTGACAAAAAAAGCCTTTATCTACAAAAACAGTTAATTTTATACTATCTTCAAAACAAAAAGTTTAAACAGGCAGAGAGTTTAGCTAAAAATCTTCTTTCTGAGTATCCCGATGAAAAAGAACTTACCTTAATTTTAGCCAAAATTTATCTTTTTGAAGATAGACCTTATAAGGCAGCTAACCTACTTGAAAACCTCCTGGAAAAAGAACCTAAAAATGAAGAGATTTTAAGTTTATTGATAAACATTTATCTTGAAAAAAAAGACTGGAATTCTGCTTTATCTCACTTAGAAAAATTACTAAAAATAGACCCTAATAACTATGTTGCTTGGTTGTTTAAAGGTAGGGTTTTAAAGGAATTAAAGAGACTGAAAGAAGCTAAAGAAGCTTATCTAAATGCTTTAAAAAATTCTTCTGATAACAGAATGATTTTGATTGAACTCCTAAAATTTTTAGAAGAAAATAAAGAAGACCAACAGTTAGAAGAGATTTTAAAGGTGCTTATTCAAAAATATCCTACAGATGAGAACCTTATCAAGCTCTTGTTAGGTTTTTATGTAGAAAAAGGAGACTGGCAAAACTCTGAAAAACTTCTCAAAGACATTCCAGAAGGTCTAAAAGATAAACCTGAAATGCTTTTTTTCTTAGGATTTTGTTTAGAGAATCAAAAGAAAATAGACGAGGCTTTGGAAATTTATAAAAAAATTTTGCCTAAGAATGAATGGGGATTAGAGGCTTCTAAGAGAATAGTTTTAATCTTGAGAAAAAAGGATAGAAAACAAGCTTTAGATTATTTCAAAACCTTAGAAGAAAAAACCAAAAAAGATAAATCATGGTATAAGCTGTTGATAAGCTCAGCTGAGGCCTTAGATCTTTGTGAAAAAGGGGTGCAATATGGAGAAGAAGCCTTCAAATTATATCCAGATGAATTAGAGATAATCCTTAGTTTAGCCTCTAACTATGCCTGTTTAGAAAACTATCAAAAGGTCTTAGACCTTACGCTTCCATGGTTAAGTAAAATGCCAGAAAATCCTCATGTTTTAAATTTTGTGGGATATAGTTATGTAGAATTAGGGAAAAATCTTGAAGAGGCAGAAAAACTACTTCTAAAAGCCTTACAGTTTAAGCCTAATGACCCTTACATCCTTGATAGTTTAGGCTGGTGTTATTATAAAATGGGGAAAATTGACCTCGCTTACCAGTATTTAGAAAAGGCAGTAAACAACTTATCTGAGGAAGAAGCTGTTATCCTAGAGCATTTAGCTGACCTGTTGGTAGTGAAAAAGGAAACATCAAAGGCTTGTAATCTTTATAAAAGAGCCCTAAATGCCTCCTTTCATCTCAGAGATACTGAAAGGATAAAAAATAAAATAAAAACCTTAGGTTGTGAATAA